The genomic segment AATCAAGCATCCCCGCCGCTTGGTAACGATTGCCGTTTGCGGAAAGTACGTTGAGGTGCGCGATTCCTATAAATCCATCACGGAAGCCTTCGTTCATGCCGGTGCGCATCACGACGCGCGCGTGGAATTGCGCTGGATCGAGGCGGAAGATTTCGAGAATCAGTCGGCTTCGGAACTCCTCGCAGGTTGTTCCGGCGTGCTCGTGCCGGGCGGCTTCGGAACGCGCGGTCTGGAGGGTAAGCTTACGGCTGTTCACTTCGCTCGCGTGAATAATCTTCCGTATTTGGGTTTGTGTTTGGGACTGCAAGTGGCGGTCATCGAGTACGCCCGCAGCGTGTGCGGTATCAAGAAGGCGAATTCGCGGGAATTCGCGCCCAACACGCGTTTTCCGGTCATTGACTTCATGCCCGAGCAGCGCGGCATTCGACACAAGGGCGCGACCATGCGTCTCGGAAGCTATCCGTGCTTCATCGAGCGCGGTTCACGCGCGCATGAGGTCTTCGGATGCGACGCGATCACCGAACGCCATCGTCACCGCTTTGAGGTGAACAACTCGTACCGCGACGTACTGGAAGCGCATGGACTCGTGATGAGCGGAGTGTGGCCGGAGGGCAACTTGGTGGAGATCATCGAACTGCCCGATCATCCGTGGTTCCTGGCCGTGCAGTTCCATCCGGAACTCAAGAGCCGCCTCACCCGACCCCATCCGTTGTTTCGTGATTTCGTCGGCGCGTGTCTTGACTATGGCGAAGGATCACGCGCTGCGTCCGCGTCGCATCGATCCGAACGGATGCCCGCTTCATGAATAGGATTCGAGTTGCCAGAGCGTGATTTCTATCCCCTGGCGATCATCGCCGGCCCGTGCGTGATCGAGTCGGAAAGTCTCTGCATGGAGATCGCCGAGGCGCTGTTCAAGATCGCGGTGCGAACCGGTGTGCTGCCGATTTTCAAGGGGAGTTTCGACAAGGCGAATCGCACGTCCGTCGAGAGCTTTCGAGGTCCGGGATTGGAAGAAGGACTGCGGATTCTCGGTAAGGTACGAAGCGAGATCGGTCTTCCGGTTCTGACGGATATTCACGTGCCGGATC from the bacterium genome contains:
- a CDS encoding CTP synthase yields the protein IKHPRRLVTIAVCGKYVEVRDSYKSITEAFVHAGAHHDARVELRWIEAEDFENQSASELLAGCSGVLVPGGFGTRGLEGKLTAVHFARVNNLPYLGLCLGLQVAVIEYARSVCGIKKANSREFAPNTRFPVIDFMPEQRGIRHKGATMRLGSYPCFIERGSRAHEVFGCDAITERHRHRFEVNNSYRDVLEAHGLVMSGVWPEGNLVEIIELPDHPWFLAVQFHPELKSRLTRPHPLFRDFVGACLDYGEGSRAASASHRSERMPAS